From the Polyodon spathula isolate WHYD16114869_AA unplaced genomic scaffold, ASM1765450v1 scaffolds_77, whole genome shotgun sequence genome, the window TGACGTTTCAATGATCTGTGTAAAGTTTTTCAATAGGAGTGAAGCGGAGGTGGTATTTCCAGAGTGCACTGTTATGTGCAGCAGGCACGCCTTCAGGACGCTGTCAGAGTGGTAACTTGCCTTCATCTTAGTGCTGTACTTCTGATGGCACCTGTCCTATAGGGGTACTTACAGCCTCCTCTAGTGGCTACTGCTCTAGCTGCTCAAAGGCAGTTCACTAAGCCCCCCCCAGTCCCCTGAACATGTGCCTGTTTGCAGCAGTGGCTATGAAATTGCACTAAAGGAACCCCTCTTTAGGGGCTCCAGGAAAAGGGGTGCAGTTAGCTTTCAATGTAGAGCTGCTACAGAGAAGTGGCTGGTTAGTTTGGAAGGAGACCGGCACTCCTGATCAGCACAGCAGGGCATGTCACACTGTTGGGATCAGTCTGCACCTCTGTGAGATTCTCCTGTGTTGGGGTCAGGCTGCACCCTCCTCTGTGAGATTCTCCTGTGTTGGGGTCAGGCTGCACCCTCCTCTGTGAGATTCTCCTGTGTTGGGGTCAGGCTGCACCCTCCTCTGTGAGATTCTCCTGTGTTGGGGTCAGGCTGCACCCTCCTCTGTGAGATTCTCCTGTGTTGGGGTCAGGCTGCACCCTCCTCTGTGAGATTCTCCTGGAAGTGCCACCCAAGCCCACTGCCCTTCGCTTCAGTGTGTGAGCTCCATTTGGTAACTTTGTGATCATCCAGTTAATcctaataaaacatattatagaACAAACAAAGACTCTTCATTATTCTGCATTTATTGTTTGCTAACTGACTTTGTAATTACCATTTTTGTTCAGGTCTGTGTTACACTAGATAGAATGATCTAGTGTTTACTTTTGGGTTTATAGTTCAATTctaaagcttaaaaaaacaaactatgaatgAATTAATGCTAaccattgtgtgtgtatataaattaacttttttttccaaaccaGATTTTTCTTTACATATAACTTGTGGGAGTCAGAAATCAGTCTGGGAGAGCTTTTGCTTTAGGCtgtaaagaatatataaaattgtaaaataattggCTCTATGTTGTGAATTGCAGCTCTTGCCTCCCAGCGTTTTGAGTCTGCATCCTGAAACTTAGAGTTACCGGTTCCATGCTGGTATAATATAAGAACAAGGCAAAAAGTGACTCGAAATTCAGCCAAAGTTCAAGTGCGGTAGTAGAGCTCCTTCAGTTCAGGAATCGGATGGGGCTTGAGCCAAAATACTCAACTCCTGATGAATGGAAGGAAGTCGGCAGCCTCTACTAACCTTCAAAGAGCAAGCTCTGACAGTAACCAACTGCATGTGCTAAGAAGAAGCTGACCCAGCGTCTCCACACTCCAGAGGACTTGCATCTGAAAGCTGTTAAGCTGCTGTACTGGGCTTGGAGTAACGTTTAGGTACATTTTGTTCTTGTGAAATGTGCAAAGATCAAGGCAGGTTAAGGGCATTGTATGTCCATATTAACAAAGGTTAATATGATATCCAATTTAACAAAGGTTACATTTGCAGTTATTGTTTATCGGTACTGTTCTAAAACCTAACTATGCTTTCTGTAAACTATtcacaacaaacacattttaacaattgAAGCACAGCTGCTTGCTAGCTGTGGGGAGAAATCCATTCCTGGAGTATATGGTAAAGAGCCTCTGCTGTTCAGCTGATGCTCAAGAGTTAACGTGCCCTGCTTGCTCCTGTCACCTGCGAGAGCTCCTGGCAGCGCAAGCAGTGCCCAGCAATTCATCTCTGCCAGAAAGGACAAGCATCTGAGTGGAGGGATGAAAGGAAGTGTGCTCCACATTCCTGTGCCAAGTTTAGCAAGAGCTTGGTGTGCTGTAGCCTGAAAAGTgtctgcacagcagtgtcactgAGCACTGTGTAAATGAAGAGGgctgctattattatttaaacctgGCATGTCTGCGAATGGGGTTGGGGGCGAGCAGAACCTTGTTACAAGAGGCCCCTATTGCTCAGCTGGTTCTCCGTTCTATAACTGCACCAAAGACATGTTTGTATAACTGTATCTACATCACAGTGTGCTTGCCCCGAGTTTTACAACAGCAAACAGCGTGTTATTGATAGCATGTTAGCCAGAGCACAGTACCACAGTGGTTTTGGAGCTTGAGGTTACTTGCCAGGTGTATCTGGTCAAGTCTGTTACACAGATAGCAGCAGTGTCTGGCTGTTCAGAAATATTTACAGCCAGGAAGACAGGCTCTCCCTGCTTGCATTGACGTGGCTCTACTGCCCCTTGCTATGTGCGGGCTCTTGTCCAGGAACCCCATAGCCTTGCATTGGCTCTGCTATTTATAACGCACCAGGTTTCCTCTCTGCAAGGAACGTTTCAACGATGTAGATGTGCACAGTTCACCATGCTTATCCAGAACCGTGCCTATACTGCTCTTCCTTACACGACTTTACCAAGCTTTCAATATCATTTACTACGTTTGCCTACACTTTTACCATGCTGTGCTGACATACATTTGTACGCATTTTTCACAGCTTACTTACAAGGCGGAGATGTTTGCAATAACGCTGGGTTTCTGTAGGAATCATCTTTAAACACCCCGGTTAGAAGACACTCAGACAGTAGTTCTATTGAAGCTGGTGTGTTCCCTGATCAAACCGCCTCCTTAGAAACAAACAAAGATGTGTTCAAAACCAGACTGGATATAATATACGAGTCTTCTGCACTTGCAGCCGGGTAGATAAAGACTTCTCATACGTGTCGAACACATTTTGAAACTCCATCCAGCAGAGCACGGATCACATAAAACAGAAAGGTTCAGAATTGTACCTCAAAGGTGACACGAACACATTGCACATGCCATTCACTGACAACAAAGAGCGCAAACTGTTACACATCATACAAGCAACACAATGAGAAACAAGCCAGCAACGAGACCCAGATGTTACAATACGTTTAAGACACGATGAGTCTTTTCTTTTCCTAAGCATTGGCAGTGTTTCGGCTTTATCCCCTTACTCTGCTGTTAGCACTACATTGCGGAGTTGCGGTCAGGACCGCTGTGAATTTCAAACTATATCCACGTTTGCCGCGTTGATGAAAGGGGGCTGTTCCCGTGTCTTTCCCGGCCCCGGCTATTATTCTGCGAGGCAGTTCAAAAACCGCTGCATAGCAGGAGGAAGCGGCGGTGTGTGCGCGGCGAGATAGGGTTCAAAGCGGGCGCTGTGGGCACAGGGACCATTCAGAAGAGTTGTGATTTTATTTGTAGCCAGTTTACAACATCAAACATGCTTttttacaaatagtttttttttaaaataatttttttaaagaaggccGTTTCTCTCTCAATATCTATCAAGTAGTTGCTTTgtatttatattgattttttttttttttttttttttgggggggggggggggtgggccgGGCAGCTGTTGACAAGTTGAAACAAGCTAAATTaggttatataaatatatattaaaagtatatttttatattttgtaatttggatttttttttttttttttaaatatcgttTAGCTAAATATTTTTGCAGCGCTTGAACTACAAAGTTCATAataattccattttaattttaacttgcAATAGGAATTATCAAGACAATCAGAATTGCTTTGTATTGTAAAGAATCACTTCTATACTGTGTACGATTTGCTGTTAATTGTGAAGGGGAGTATATTTTAATGATTCGCATTTTGTGAGCATGCCAGTGCCGAGCCGTTCAGCTATGGCAGCTCCCCTCCAGCTGCAGAGCACCGCACTTTCTCAAGAAGTTGCCCGGACAGGAGGATCCTCTTTCGGCTACGCGAGGTTTTCCCTGGTGGTCCTGCTGCTGTTTTTATCGTTCGGCGGATCTGAGAGTTTCTGTATATGGAGGCATGAATGGGTGAGTTTATGAAAGAACGGGAGCCGGGTCAGGAGGTGTAAGGACCGGTTAACTAGCTTGTCAGTCTTGAATCTGTGGGAAAGTGGCATTTCCTGTCTGGTAGAAATTCCTTCGACCTAGCAGCTTGGTGCCAGATAGTTCTGTTCAGCCACGCTGAGTAGCGCAGATACTGCTGGCGGGTCTGTCCCGGAAAGCAGCGAGCTGCGGGCAGACTGATACATGTTTTTCTTCATCCGCTATGCTCTGTTGTGTCTGATCTGATGAATGATTGAATgcgggtttttttgttgttgtttttaggtgCTCCCTTTCTACAATCGCCCAACAAGTAGTATGACAAAGGGAGTAAAGAGTTATGTCAAGGTTCTGTGTCCTGGTTACATACCAATGTAAAGGGATTATTACTATCTGTCAGCCATCCTTCTGTAACAGAAGTGCAAGCAGAAACTGAGATTAAAACTGGAACATTGGAACATTGGGCAGATTTCCATGGAAACCACTTTAAAGAGTTTAGAAAGGAAAGGGTTCCTTGGTTTCCGCAGAGCTGCCTGGGTAACCTTTGAATGAGACTCAGTAACCCTAACCCCACAATACCATAATGTATCTCAAGGGGGTTATCCTAGAGGAATAATGTTTAGATACATGAATTAAATGAGCATGCATTGTAACTAGCAGCATACCATAGACAGCTCAGGGTGCATGTGCAAGGCAACTAGGTGCCTGCAATCCCATCCTGATGCTTATACAAGCCAGTaagacaggcagggagacagggagaaAGCCACAGGCCTGTGCAGCAAGTCTTTCTCTTCAGTTTGCCGTTGACAGAGCACACCAGCACCAGCAATGGCAAACACAATGGATAACGTACCGGCACGACAATGGCAAACACAATGGATTAGCGTTTCCCCATCGGCTCATGCTTCTGCCACAGCATATTCCCTTGGGAAAGAACCGTTACATTACCATAGCATTTCCATATGAAACGGGGCTGATCTGTGCTCTGTCTGCACTCCGAGTGGTGTGAGCTGCTCAGGGGTTACAAGGTGCTGTGATTTTGATAGACTGGTCACCTGTGCTTTTCCCTCCACTCAGGAAACGGGGGCGGCGCCCCTAAGAGGGTCTTATGGTATCCCAGGATTGGCTGAAGGGTTCTCCCTGGGCGGGGCCAGCAGACAGAAGCGATACACCATCAACCCCATGGAGCACAAGTGGGACCACTTCAACATTACCTACAAGTGAGACGGGGGAGAGAGGGGGCGTGGATCAGTTTCTCGTGTCAGTGATTTTCAACACTGTTGGTCTGAAAGTTGTTTGATGTGCAAGTCTGGTACTGCAGTTGTTTCAGCTTGACTTGCTGCTGCAATGTGTTCATGCTGAATGTTTTCTGAATGcagtctgtagctttgtttcGCTTCGGGTCCCTCTGTGGTTACCGTTCACCTTGACCCCAGCTATTCATCAGCTGTAAACCTAATGAAAAACATCTGCTTTGTATGTGCGCTGTATGTACTGCACAATACTTTTTGTCCTTCATCGCTATCATTTATAGCACCAGGAGTGTCTTTAAATCATGTAGGCATTTACTTGGCTTGTATAATCTGACCTGGCCTCAGTCGAAATGGAAGAATGCACCAGGTTAAACCGGGCCAGTAAGAACAGAGCCAGAGCCGAAAGTGATCTGCGTGTCATAGCTGCAAGCCTGGTATCCTGTGTGCCGATGTGGGAGTGTGCCTGGAGAGCAGATTCGCTCTGAAACGCACATCAGTGGCATCCACACCTGGTCCTTTGAGAGAGTTGAGTTTCTCCTCTTTGTTCTGCAGATTTTAAATGGAATGCAGGCCCACCAATCTGAAATCTATTTAAAAACCGAGCAGACGGAGCCCATACCAGATCTGCTTTCTACTGCTTTAGACAGCAGGAGCCAGGATTTCCATGTAGGAAGCAGACAGCTCTGAATGGCAGCGCTGGTCTTGCAGTGTCACCAGTGTTTGTAAATCCATCTATTTGCAGCTGCTTATTAATTAACATCATTACACAATTTGTTACTGGAACTGCATGTGAAATTAAACTTTAGAAGCACATCCTCACCTTCTCCTGATGTTGATGTTCAATCAAATTTGCTTGGCTTCAGTGTTTTCCATTAACAACAGGCTACTTGAAAAAATGCATTTCCGTCCTGTTTCATCCCTAAATCCCACCTGCGTGcgtcttgtttatttatttgtccagGATCTCCAAGTTTCCCAACACCCTGAACAAGGACGACACTCGGAAAGCCATCGGCATTGCGTTCCGAATGTGGAGCGATGTGTCTCCGCTGGGATTCACTGAGCTTCCTGCAGAGAGCCACACTGACATCGACATAGGTGTGAACGAGTTTAGGGATAAGTTGTATATAGCAGCAGGACACCCCAGTGGTTCTATAGGAGCTGTTTGCTTGTTTCCTCTGGCAGGGTTCTACACCTTCAACCACACGGACTGCTGGTTCTCTCCGCTGCACCCCTGCTTCGACGGGCTCAACGGGGAGCTGGCCCACGCCTTCCTGCCCCCCCGCGGGGAGATCCACTTCGACAACCACGAGTTCTGGATCCTGGGCAAGTCCCGCTTCAGCTGGAAGCAAGGTAGAACGGTTGGGCTGAGCCAGGCAAGGGGGCATTGACCAGAGGGCATTGACCAGGGGGCAAGGACCAGGGGTAAGGACCAGGGGGCAAGGGCCAAGTGGCAAGGACCAGAGGGCATTGACCAGGGGGCAAGGACTAGGGGGCAAAGATCAGGGGGCATCGACCAGGGGAAAAGACCAGGGAGCAACGATCAGGGGTAAGGACCAGGGGGCAACAAGCAGGGGTAAGGACCAGGGGTAAGGACCAGGTCTGATAGTGCGGTTTCTTCTTTTGACCCAGACTGATGGCGGTATCTGGAATGCAGGCCTTGATGCCATTGTGTCCGTGTCGAGTGTTTTATCTCCAGACTGAAATAACATTCTGCAGACAGAGTTGTTTGTAATATGGAGTAAACTATATAAACACACTTTGTTAAGTGAGACAGTAAATCCAGCTATGAGTTTTGGTATTTTAGGAGGGGGGAGTGAATGCGCTGTCTGGTATAGTTAATAAATAGTATTATTTGTGATCGAGGGGGGTTCAGTAGACTGACAGATCTTTCCGctggacctcaaagggttaatcaCTGCTCAGACAGATGCCAGACAGCTCAGAGGGTTTATGGGTAACCTCTGACCCCTAGGAAGTTTTATGGCTCACCCTGGTTAACACTGACCCATTACTGCTGTTACAGGCTCTCTCTGGTGCAGTGCGAGTCCATAGCCAACTCCTGCCCAGTTTCAATGACCACCCACTGAGCAGATGCTGGACCAGATTTCAGTCCAGAGTTTTAAGATGACTGCCAGCTGGGTTTGGTTTGGTCTCTGTGAGTCACAGCCCTACTGACTCCCACTCCCTGCTGTCGTTTCCTCTGGAACGTGCAGCATGCTGCTGTCTGATAGAAGACTAGACAGTCTGAACAGGGGTGTTTACTGAGAGGAATTCACAAGCACGGAATGGCATGCCTGCCTCAGATTGGACGGTAAGGAGGCTGCCT encodes:
- the mmp23bb gene encoding matrix metallopeptidase 23bb, whose product is MPVPSRSAMAAPLQLQSTALSQEVARTGGSSFGYARFSLVVLLLFLSFGGSESFCIWRHEWETGAAPLRGSYGIPGLAEGFSLGGASRQKRYTINPMEHKWDHFNITYKISKFPNTLNKDDTRKAIGIAFRMWSDVSPLGFTELPAESHTDIDIGFYTFNHTDCWFSPLHPCFDGLNGELAHAFLPPRGEIHFDNHEFWILGKSRFSWKQGVWLNDLVQVAAHEIGHALGLWHSRNQQALMHPNATYTGQRHISQDDIWGIQRLYGCVDKKRLCDPWARVGFCERRRAFMKKLCPRICDMCFEPPELELTTATPHSNMKTML